In a genomic window of Thunnus thynnus chromosome 16, fThuThy2.1, whole genome shotgun sequence:
- the LOC137199985 gene encoding tripartite motif-containing protein 16-like, whose protein sequence is MAQKGDQLDREIISCSICLDLLKDPVTIPCGHSYCMSCIKGFWDGEDQRKIYSCPQCRQTFTPRPVLMKNTMLADLVEQLKKTGLQAAPADHCYAGPEDVACDVCTGRKLKALKSCLVCLVSYCEKHLQPHFESSKFKKHKLVDPSENLQENICSRHDEVMKMFCHTDQQSICYLCPVDEHKGHNTVSAAAERTERQRELEVSRQQIQQRIQDREKDVKLLQQEVEAVSRSANKAVKDSEKIFTELIRLLQKRSSDVKQQIRSQQETEVSRVKELQEKLEQEIFELKRKDAELKQLSHTEDHIQFLHNYPSLSQLSASTDSSSINIRPLRYFEDVTAAVSELRDQLQDILREKWTNISLTVTEVDVLLSETEPKTRAGFLKYSCEITLDPNTANKKLLLSDGNRKATFMSQQQSYSSRPDRFTGWSQVLSRESLTGRCYWEVEWRGGVHIAVAYKNISRAGGPNECIFGLNNKSWMLYCSTKSYIFWFNNIKTPVSGPGSSRVGVYLDHRAGILSFYSVSETMTLLHRVQTTFTQPLYSGLGLGSGVTVELCKLK, encoded by the coding sequence atggcgcagAAAGGAGATCAGCTGGACCGAGAAATAATCAGCTGTTcaatctgtctggatctactgaaggatccggtgactattccctgtggacacagctactgcatgagctgtattaaaggcttctgggatggagaggatcagaggaagatctacagctgccctcagtgcagacagaccttcacaccgaggcctgtcctgatgaaaaacaccatgttagcagatttagtggagcagctgaagaagactggactccaagctgctcctgctgatcactgctatgctggacctgaagatgtggcctgtgatgtctgcactgggaggaagctgaaagccctcaagtcctgtctggtgtgtctcgtctcttactgtgagaaacaccttcaGCCTCACTTTGAAtcaagtaaatttaaaaaacacaagctggtcgacccctcggagaatctccaggagaacatctgctctcgtcatgatgaggtgatgaagatgttctgccatactgatcagcagagtatctgttatctctgccctgtggatgaacataaaggccacaacacagtctcagctgcagcagaaaggactgagaggcagagagagctcgaggtgagtcgacaacaaatccagcagagaatccaggacagagagaaagatgtgaagctgcttcaacaggaggtggaggccgtcagtcgctctgctaATAAAGCAGTgaaggacagtgagaagatcttcactgagctgatccgtctcctccagaaaagaagctctgatgtgaagcagcagatcagatcccagcaggaaaccgaagtgagtcgagtcaaagagcttcaggagaagctggagcaggagatctttgagctgaagaggaaagacgctgaactgaagcagctctcacacacagaggatcacatccagtttctacacaactacccttcactgtcacaactcagtgcatctacagactcatccagcatcaatatccgtcctctgagatactttgaggatgtgacagcagctgtgtcagagctcagagatcaactacaggacatcctgagggagaaatggacaaacatctcactgacagtgactgaagtggacgttttactgtcagaaacagaacccaagaccagagctggattcttaaaatattcatgtgaaatcacactggatccaaacacagcgaACAAGAAGCTGTTATTATCTGatgggaacagaaaagcaacattcatgagtcaacaacagtcttattctagtcgcccagacagattcactggatggagtcaggtcctgagtagagagagtctgactggacgttgttactgggaggtggagtggagagggggaGTTCATatagcagtcgcatacaagaatatcagcagagcaggaggcCCGAATGAATGTATATTTGGACTCAATAACAAATCCTGGATGTTATATTGTAGCACTAAAAGTTATATATTTTGGTTCAACAATATCAAAACTCCtgtctcaggtcctggttcctccagagtaggagtgtacctggatcacagagcaggtattctgtccttctacagcgtctctgaaaccatgactctcctccacagagtccagaccacattcactcagcctctctattcTGGACTTGGTCTTGGGTCTGGAGTCACAGTTGAGTTGTGTAAactgaaatag
- the LOC137199987 gene encoding tripartite motif-containing protein 16-like: MAQKGDQLDRETISCSICLDLLKDPVTIPCGHSYCMSCINGFWDGEDQRKIYSCSQCRQTFTPRPVLVKNTMLADLVEQLKKTGLQAAPADHCYAGPEDVACDFCTGRKLKALKSCLQCLVSYCEKHLQPHFESSQFKKHKLVDPSEKLQENICSRHGEVMKMFCRTDQQSICYLCSVEEHKGHDTVSAAAERTERQRELEVSRQQIQQRIQDREKDVKLLQQEVEAVSRSADKAVEDSEKIFTELIRLIQKRSSDVKQQIRSQQETEVSRVKELQEKLEQEITELKRKDAELKQLSHTEDHIQFLHNYPSLSQLSEPTDSSSINIRPLSYFEDVTAAVSELRDQLQDILREKWTNISLTVTEVDFLLSEAEPKTRAGFLKYSCEITLDPNTANTQLLLSDGNRKATFMSQQQSYSSHPDRFTDWTQVLSRESLTGRCYWEVERRGGAIFVAVAYKNISRDGDLHECAFGFSDKSWMLYCDTNSYKFLFNSISTPVSGPGSSRVGVYLDHSAGILSFYSVSETMTLLHRVQTTFTQPLYAGLGLDYDGDTAELCKLK, encoded by the exons atggcgcagaaaggagatcagctggaccgagaaacaatcagctgttcgatctgtctggatctactgaaggatccggtgactattccctgtggacacagctactgcatgagctgtattaatggcttctgggatggagaggatcagaggaagatctacagctgctctcagtgcagacagaccttcacaccgaggcctgtcctggtgaaaaacaccatgttagcagatttagtggagcagctgaagaagactggactccaagctgctcctgctgatcactgctatgctggacctgaagatgtggcctgtgatttctgcactgggaggaagctgaaagccctcaagtcctgtctgcaGTGTCTCGTCTCTTACTGCGAGAAACACCTTCAACCTCACTTTGAAtcaa gccaatttaaaaaacacaagctggtcgacccctcggaaaagctccaggagaacatctgctctcgtcatggtgaggtgatgaagatgttctgccgtactgatcagcagagtatctgttatctctgctctgtggaggaacataaaggccacgacacagtctcagctgcagcagaaaggactgagaggcagagagagctcgaggtgagtcgacaacaaatccagcagagaatccaggacagagagaaagatgtgaagctgcttcaacaggaggtggaggctgtcagtcgctctgctgataaagcagtggaggacagtgagaagatcttcactgagctgatccgtctcatccagaaaagaagctctgatgtgaagcagcagatcagatcccagcaggaaactgaagtgagtcgagtcaaagagcttcaggagaagctggagcaggagatcactgagctgaagaggaaagacgctgaactgaagcagctctcacacacagaggatcacatccagtttctacacaactacccctcactgtcacaactcagtgaacctacagactcatccagcatcaatatccgtcctctgagctactttgaggatgtgacagcagctgtgtcagagctcagagatcaactacaggacatcctgagggagaaatggacaaacatctcactgacagtgactgaagtggactttttactgtcagaagcagaacccaagaccagagctggattcttaaaatattcatgtgaaatcacactggatccaaacacagcaaacacacagctgttattatctgatgggaacagaaaagcaacattcatgagtcaacaacagtcttattctagtcacccagacagattcactgattggactcaggtcctgagtagagagagtctgactggacgttgttactgggaggtggagaggagagggggagcaATTTttgtagcagtcgcatacaagaatatcagcagagatGGAGACTTGCATGAATGTGCATTTGGATTCAGTGACAAATCCTGGATGCTATATTGTGACACAAACAGTTATAAATTTTTGTTCAACAGTATCTCAACTcccgtctcaggtcctggttcctccagagtaggagtgtacctggatcacagtgcaggtattctgtccttctacagcgtctctgaaacaatgactctcctccacagagtccagaccacattcactcagcctctctatgctggacttggTCTTGATTATGATGGAgacacagctgagttgtgtaaactcaaatag
- the LOC137199984 gene encoding tripartite motif-containing protein 16-like — protein sequence MAQKGDQLDRETITCSICLDLLKDPVTIPCGHSYCMSCIKNFWDGEDQRKIYSCPQCRQTFAPRPVLVKSTMFTALVEQLKKTGLQAAPADHCYAGPEDVACDVCTGRKLKALKSCLQCLASYCEKHLQPHFESSKFKKHKLVDPSEKLQENICSRHDEVMKMFCRTDQQSICYLCSVDEHKGHDTVSAAAERTERQRELEVSRQHNQQRIQDREKDVKVLQQEVKAVSRSADKAVEDSEKIFTELIRLIQKRSSDVKQQIRSQQETEVSRVKELQEKLEQEITELKRKDAELKQLSHTEDHIQFLHNYPSLSQLSEPTDSSSINIRPLRYFQDVTAAVSELRDQLQNILREKWTNISLTVTEVDVLLSEAEPKTRAEFLKYSCEITLDPNTANTYLLLSDGNRKAERTSQRQSYSSHPDRFTDYPQALSRESLTGRCYWEVEWRGGAVDVAVAYKNISRAGSLHECVFGFNDKSWALRCDTNSYTFWFNKISTPVSGPGSSRIGVYLDHRAGILSFYSISETMTLLHRVQTTFTQPLYAGLWFSYDGVTAELCKLK from the coding sequence atggcgcagAAAGGAGATCAGCTGGACCGAGAAACAATCActtgttcgatctgtctggatctactgaaggatccggtgactattccctgtggacacagctactgcatgagctgtattaaaaatttctgggatggagaggatcagaggaagatctacagctgccctcagtgcagacagaccttcgcaccgaggcctgtcctggtgaaaagcaccatgtttacagctttagtggagcagctgaagaagactggactccaagctgctcctgctgatcactgctatgctggacctgaagatgtggcctgtgatgtctgcactgggaggaagctgaaagccctcaagtcctgtctgcaGTGCCTggcctcttactgtgagaaacaccttcaACCTCACTTTGAAtcaagtaaatttaaaaaacacaagctggtcgacccctcggagaagctccaggagaacatctgctctcgtcatgatgaggtgatgaagatgttttgccgtactgatcagcagagtatctgttatctctgctctgtggatgaacataaaggccacgacacagtctcagctgcagcagaaaggactgagaggcagagagagctcgaggtgagtcgacaacacaaccagcagagaatccaggacagagagaaagatgtgaaggtgcttcaacaggaggtgaaggccgtcagtcgctctgctgataaagcagtggaggacagtgagaagatcttcactgagctgatccgtctcatccagaaaagaagctctgatgtgaagcagcagatcagatcccagcaggaaactgaagtgagtcgagtcaaagagcttcaggagaagctggagcaggagatcactgagctgaagaggaaagacgctgaactgaagcagctctcacacacagaggatcacatccagtttctacacaactacccctcactgtcacaactcagtgaacctacagactcatccagcatcaatatccgtcctctgaggtACTTtcaggatgtgacagcagctgtgtcagagctcagagatcaactacagaacatcctgagggagaaatggacaaacatctcactgacagtgactgaagtggacgttttactgtcagaagcagaacccaagaccagagctgagttcttaaaatattcatgtgaaatcactctggatccaaacacagcaaacacatatctgttattatctgatgggaacagaaaagcagaacgAACGAGTCAACGACAGTCTTATTCTAGtcatccagacagattcactgatTATCCTCAGgccctgagtagagagagtctgactggacgttgttactgggaggtggagtggagaggaggagcagttgatgtagcagtcgcatacaagaatatcagcagagcaggaagcTTGCATGAATGTGTATTTGGATTCAATGACAAATCTTGGGCTTTAAGATGTGACACtaacagttatacattttggttcaacaaaATCTCAACTcccgtctcaggtcctggttcctccagaataggagtgtacctggatcacagagcaggtattctgtccttctacagcatctctgaaaccatgactctcctccacagagtccagaccacattcactcagcctctctatgctggactttggTTTTCATATGATGGAGtcacagctgagttgtgtaaactcaaatag
- the LOC137200111 gene encoding uncharacterized protein → MEQTRDQLDRETISCSICLDLLKDPVTIPCGHSYCMSCIKNFWDGKDQRKIYSCPQCRQTFTPRPVLMKNTMLADLVEQLKKTGLQAAPADHCYAGPEDVACDVCTGRRLKALKSCLVCLVSYCEKHLQPHFESSKFKKHKLVDPSEKLQENICSRHDEVMKMFCRTDQQSICYLCPVDEHKGHDTVSAAAERTERQRELEVSRQQIQQRIQDREKDVKLLQQEVKAVSRSANKAVKDSEKIFTELIRLIQKRSSDVKQQIRSQQETEVSRVKELQEKLEQEITELKRKDAELMQLSHTEDHIQFLHNYPSLSQLSASTDSSSISIRPLRYFGDVTAAVSELRDQLQDILREKWTNISLTGTEVDVLLSEPEPKTRAEFLKYSCEITLDTNTSHTLLLLSEGNRKVELTSQQQSYSSHPDRFTDYGQVLSRESLTGRCYWEVEWRGREVYVAVAYKNISRAGGSDECAFGNNDKSWVLRCGINSYTFWFNKIKTPVSGPGSSRVGVYVDHSAGILSFYSVSETMTLLHRVQTTFTQPLYAGLGLYYNGVTAELCKLKRAEMAQKGDQLDREIISCSICLDLLKDPVTIPCGHSYCMSCIKSFWDGEDQRKIYSCPQCRQTFTLRPVLVKNTMLADLVEKLKKTGLQAAPADHCYAGPEDVACDVCTGRKLKALKSCLQCLVSYCEKHLQPHFESSKFKKHKLVDPSEKLQENICSRHDEMMKMFCRTDQQSICYLCSVDEHKGHNTVSAAAERTERQRELEVSRQQIQQRIQDREKDVKLLQQEMKAVSRSADTAVNYSEKIFTELIRLIQKRSSDVKQQIRSQQETEVSRVKELQEKLEQEITELKRKDAELMQLSHTEDHNQFLHNYPSLSQLSASTDSSSINIRPLRYFEDVTAAVSELRDQLQDILREKWTNISLAVTEVDVLLSEPEPKTRAGFLKYSRKITLDPNTTNTYLFLSEGNRKADRMSHQQSYSRHPDRFIGYEQVLSRESLTGRCYWEVEWRGGEVCVAVAYKNISRAGSLHECVFGLNEKSWMLDCDTNSYKFWFNIVSTPVSGPGSSRVGVYLDHRAGILSFYRVSETMTLLHRVQTTFTQPLYAGLGLLSVGVTAEFCKLK, encoded by the exons atggagCAGACACGAGATCAGCTGGACCGAGAAACAATCAgctgttcgatctgtctggatctactgaaggatccggtgactattccctgtggacacagctactgcatgagctgtattaaaaaTTTCTGGGATGGAAaggatcagaggaagatctacagctgccctcagtgcagacagaccttcacaccgaggcctgtcctgatgaaaaacaccatgttagcagatttagtggagcagctgaagaagactggactccaagctgctcctgctgatcactgctatgctggacctgaggatgtggcctgtgatgtctgcactgggaggaggttgaaagccctcaagtcctgtctggtgtgtcttgtctcttactgtgagaaacatcTTCAGCCTCACTTTGAAtcaagtaaatttaaaaaacacaagctggtcgacccctcggagaagctccaggagaacatctgctctcgtcatgatgaggtgatgaagatgttctgtcgtactgatcagcagagtatctgttatctctgccctgtggatgaacataaaggccacgacacagtctcagctgcagcagaaaggactgagaggcagagagagctcgaggtgagtcgacaacaaatccagcagagaatccaggacagagagaaagatgtgaagctgcttcaacaggaggtgaaggccgtcagtcgctctgctaATAAAGCAGTgaaggacagtgagaagatcttcactgagctgatccgtctcatccagaaaagaagctctgatgtgaagcagcagatcagatcccagcaggaaactgaagtgagtcgagtcaaagagcttcaggagaagctggagcaggagatcactgagctgaagaggaaagacgctgaactgatgcagctttcacacacagaggatcacatccagtttctacacaactacccctcactgtcacaactcagtgcatctacagactcatccagcatcagtatccgtcctctgagatactttggggatgtgacagcagctgtgtcagagctcagagatcaactacaggacatcctgagggagaaatggacaaacatctcactgacagggactgaagtggacgttttactgtcagaaccagaacccaagaccagagctgagttcttaaaatattcatgtgaaaTCACTCTGGatacaaacacatcacacaccctgctgttattatctgaggggaacagaaaagtaGAGCTGACGAGTcaacaacagtcttattctagtcacccagacagattcactgattatggtcaggtcctgagtagagagagcctgactggacgttgttactgggaggtggagtggagagggagagaagttTATGTtgcagtcgcatacaagaatatcagcagagcaggggGCTCAGATGAATGTGCATTTGGAAACAATGACAAGTCTTGGGTGTTACGTTGTGGCAttaacagttatacattttggttcaacaaaatcaaaactcccgtctcaggtcctggttcctccagagtaggagtgtacgtGGATCACAgtgcaggtattctgtccttctacagcgtctctgaaacaatgactctcctccacagagtccagaccacattcactcagcctctctatgctggacttggGCTTTATTATAATGGAGtcacagctgagttgtgtaaactcaaa agagctgaaatggcgcagAAAGGAGATCAGCTGGACCGAGAAATAATCAgctgttcgatctgtctggatctactgaaggatccggtgactattccctgtggacacagctactgcatgagctgtattaaaagcttctgggatggagaggatcagaggaagatctacagctgccctcagtgcagacagaccttcacactgcggcctgtcctggtgaaaaacaccatgttagcagatttagtggagaagctgaagaagactggactccaagctgctcctgctgatcactgctatgctggacctgaagatgtggcctgtgatgtctgcactgggaggaagctgaaagccctcaagtcctgtctgcaGTGTCTCGTCTCTTACTGCGAGAAACACCTTCAACCTCACTTTGAAtcaagtaaatttaaaaaacacaagctggtcgacccctcggagaagctccaggagaacatctgctctcgtcatgatgagatgatgaagatgttctgccgtactgatcagcagagtatctgttatctctgctctgtggatgaacataaaggccacaacacagtctcagctgcagcagaaaggactgagaggcagagagagctcgaggtgagtcgacaacaaatccagcagagaatccaggacagagagaaagatgtgaagctgcttcaacaggagatgaaggccgtcagtcgctctgctgatacAGCAGTGAAttacagtgagaagatcttcactgagctgatccgtctcatccagaaaagaagctctgatgtgaagcagcagatcagatcccagcaggaaactgaagtgagtcgagtcaaagagcttcaggagaagctggagcaggagatcactgagctgaagaggaaagacgctgaactgatgcagctctcacacacagaggatcacaaccagtttctacacaactacccctcactgtcacaactcagtgcatctacagactcatccagcatcaatatccgtcctctgagatactttgaggatgtgacagcagctgtgtcagagctcagagatcaactacaggacatcctgagggagaaatggacaaacatctcactggcagtgactgaagtggatgttttactgtcagaaccagaacccaagaccagagctggattcttaaaatattcacgcaaaatcacactggatccaaacacaacaaacacatatctgtttttatctgaggggaacagaaaagcagacCGAATGAGTCACCAACAGTCTTATTCTCGTCACCCAGATAGATTCATTGGATATGagcaggtcctgagtagagagagtctgactggacgttgttactgggaggtggagtggagagggggaGAAGTTTgtgtagcagtcgcatacaagaatatcagcagagcaggaagcTTGCATGAATGTGTATTTGGACTCAATGAAAAATCTTGGATGTTAGATTGTGACACTAACAGTTATAAATTTTGGTTCAACATTGTTTCAACTcccgtctcaggtcctggttcctccagagtaggagtgtacctggatcacagagcaggtattctgtccttctacagagtctctgaaaccatgactctcctccacagagtccagaccacattcactcagcctctctatgctggacttggTCTTTTAAGTGTTGGAGTCACAGCTGAGTtctgtaaactcaaatag
- the snapc1b gene encoding snRNA-activating protein complex subunit 1b, producing MDFCRKQVKSDCEELLSRFQTTESVRFQQFSDIWREMKFEQIFYGTMKHEKRTFSRLVLDTAYRYFLPPFSFQIRVGGLYLLYSLFHCQTASPSEQIRLSLKDWEDVKKFEKDAVNAQHFDVTFILRQMMFHKAFHFTAMPTLLAFKKKRKIEGSPLCEEFMERTSRPQELINTELLEELSNVHDLYEKMKVSVASSSEQAPSSVNLIRKDLVPQLRGTVMDFYKWQQRKDETDDDEDSGEGTSSQQECSRRAELVASIKSKAYGNAAEASKSRRHRQVEVDFTSSEAGPALTTSHSRTSKPSLKARTNESVFITGDLWKEAMTSTQINCLTTLDSVPEEKPKQHKRFKW from the exons ATGGATTTCTGCAGGAAACAGGTGAAGTCAGActgtgaggagctgctgagCCGCTTCCAGACGACCGAGTCTGTCCGCTTCCAGCAGTTCTCCGACATCTGGAGAGAAATGAAGTTCGAACAGATATTCTA CGGTACTATGAAGCATGAGAAGCGAACGTTCAGTCGTCTGGTTCTGGACACGGCCTACAGGTACTTCCTGCCTCCGTTCAGCTTCCAGATCAGAGTCGGAGGACTTTATCTGCTGTACAGCCTGTTTCACTGCCAGACCGCGTCGCCCTCGGAGCAG ATCCGTCTGTCGCTGAAGGACTGGGAGGACGTGAAGAAGTTTGAGAAGGATGCTGTGAACGCTCAGCACTTTGACGTCACCTTCATCCTCCGACAGATGATGTTCCACAAAGCGTTCCACTTCACCGCCATGCCCACTCTG CTTGCGTttaagaagaagaggaagatcGAGGGGTCGCCGTTGTGTGAGGAGTTCATGGAGCGAACGTCTCGTCCGCAGGAGCTGATCAACAcggagctgctggag GAACTGTCCAACGTTCACGATCTCTACGAGAAGATGAAGGTTTCTGTCGCTTCATCGTCAGAACAGGCGCCTTCATCTGTCAACCTGATCAGGAAAGACCTCGTCCCTCAGCTACGCGGCACCGTGATGGATTTCTACAAGTGGCAGCAGAGGAAG GATGAGACCGATGATGATGAAGACAGCGGCGAGGGAACGTCTTCTCAGCAGGAG TGCTCCAGAAGAGCCGAGCTCGTCGCCTCCATCAAGTCGAAGGCGTACGGAAACGCGGCAGAG GCCTCCAAGTCCCGGCGTCATCGTCAGGTTGAGGTGGATTTCACCAGCAGCGAGGCCGGTCCCGCGCTCACGACAAGTCACTCCAGGACGAGCAAACCGTCACTCAAAGCCAGAACCAACGAAAGTGTGTTCATCACAg GTGACCTGTGGAAAGAAGCCATGACGTCCACTCAGATCAACTGCCTCACCACACTGGACTCTGTTCCTGAAG aaaaaccaaaacagcaCAAAAGATTCAAGTGGTGA